From a region of the Coffea arabica cultivar ET-39 chromosome 3e, Coffea Arabica ET-39 HiFi, whole genome shotgun sequence genome:
- the LOC140038442 gene encoding uncharacterized protein codes for MTRGNTSAVGSNTYKVPVNNNQKNPRFSTKLQEDTKEFMKISTQELQYRRSKGLCFKCGEKYTIGHQCRLGHVNCMVLDDEKDAVFKDALGEQDEQTGNPGQPMELSLHALSESLKRKTITLTGILDGEKVFMLVDTGSSDSYINSEMVIGMDINYRWVDQPFSVIMGNGTSVTSNAICPNVHWKINQHSFRFDLKVMEVGGWDIILGVDWMTHFNPITFDFQQLRISLYNQGNEVHLHGQAEDCDMDLIRGKDLRTFIEYKRQMCMALKCKSNTEEGAEPIPQEVGKLLQEYDDVFQKPNSLPPSRSVDHEIPLKSEAQPFKLKPYRYPHCHKEELEKQVTEMLQTGVVKYSNNLFASPVLLVKKKEGTW; via the coding sequence ATGACAAGGGGGAATACATCAGCTGTAGGCAGTAACACCTATAAGGTTCCTGTCAATAATAACCAAAAAAATCCTAGGTTCAGCACCAAACTACAGGAGGACACTAAAGAATTCATGAAGATCTCAACACAGGAGCTGCAATACAGAAGAAGTAAAGGACTGTGCTTCAAGTGTGGGGAGAAATACACCATAGGTCACCAATGTAGGTTGGGACATGTAAACTGCATGGTACTAGATGATGAAAAAGATGCTGTGTTTAAAGATGCATTAGGAGAGCAGGATGAGCAAACAGGAAATCCTGGTCAACCCATGGAACTGTCCCTTCATGCCTTGTCTGAATCACTGAAAAGGAAGACAATTACATTGACAGGCATCCTAGATGGTGAAAAAGTTTTTATGCTAGTAGACACTGGGAGCTCAGACAGTTATATCAACAGTGAAATGGTCATTGGAATGGATATTAACTACAGATGGGTGGACCAGCCATTCTCTGTCATCATGGGAAATGGAACCAGTGTAACCAGCAATGCTATCTGTCCTAATGTGCACTGGAAGATTAATCAACATAGTTTCAGATTCGATTTAAAGGTGATGGAGGTAGGGGGATGGGATATCATATTGGGAGTAGATTGGATGACACACTTCAATCCTATAACATTTGACTTTCAACAACTCAGGATATCACTGTATAATCAGGGAAATGAAGTTCACTTGCATGGGCAGGCAGAGGACTGTGATATGGATCTGATTAGAGGGAAGGATTTGAGGACATTTATTGAGTATAAGAGACAAATGTGCATGGCATTGAAATGTAAAAGTAATACAGAAGAAGGGGCAGAACCTATACCACAGGAAGTAGGGAAATTGCTGCAGGAATATGATGATGTATTTCAGAAACCAAATTCTTTACCTCCTAGCAGAAGTGTAGATCATGAAATCCCTCTCAAATCAGAGGCACAACCCTTCAAATTGAAGCCTTACAGGTACCCTCACTGTCACAAGGAGGAACTAGAAAAGCAGGTGACAGAAATGCTTCAAACAGGGGTAGTCAAGTACAGTAACAACCTTTTTGCTTCCCCTGTGCTGTTGGTTAAGAAGAAGGAGGGAACTTGGTGA
- the LOC113736645 gene encoding uncharacterized protein, with product MEGNLASGSMMPGNGSFGGLDLQGSMRIHHQQPNPFSLHQHNQSHSRQGSMAHQTIHENFPLTIGSMQEHDHTISLADFNKGDKAKCVSDEDEPSFTEDAADGHNESSKGKKAFPWQRVKWTDTMVRLLVTAVSYIGEEAAADYGGARRKFANLQKKGKWKSVSKVMAERGHFVSPQQCEDKFNDLNKRYKRLNEILGRGTSCEVVENPALLDMMDHVSEKAKEEVRKILSSKHLHYEEMCSYHNGNRLHLPHDPELQRSLRLALRSREDPDENNIRKHPADDNEEDDQDAELDDREDYEESHALHAERMPYGISGSSSKRIKHGHGNEDGCYGHSFSALDCSRNLIFPSQSAPTDVNQVMPQGMKANLLQKQWMSHRSLQLEEQKLQIQAQMLELEKERFKWQKFSRKKDRELERMKIENERMKLENERMALELKRKEMGIESN from the coding sequence ATGGAAGGAAATTTAGCATCAGGGAGCATGATGCCAGGAAATGGTTCCTTTGGTGGTCTTGATTTACAAGGTTCTATGCGAATACATCATCAACAACCAAACCCTTTTTCCCTGCACCAGCATAATCAATCTCATTCCAGACAAGGGTCAATGGCTCATCAGACAATCCATGAGAATTTTCCACTCACAATTGGAAGCATGCAAGAGCATGATCATACTATTTCTTTGGCGGATTTTAACAAGGGAGATAAGGCTAAATGTGTGAGTGATGAGGATGAGCCAAGTTTTACTGAAGATGCTGCTGATGGCCACAATGAGAGCAGTAAAGGGAAGAAGGCGTTTCCGTGGCAACGTGTGAAATGGACTGATACAATGGTTAGGCTCTTAGTTACTGCTGTTTCCTACATAGGGGAGGAGGCTGCTGCAGATTATGGTGGAGCCAGAAGGAAATTTGCTAATTtgcagaaaaaaggaaaatggaagtcAGTCTCAAAGGTCATGGCTGAAAGGGGCCACTTTGTTTCACCTCAGCAATGTGAGGATAAATTCAATGACCTCAACAAAAGGTATAAGAGACTTAATGAGATACTTGGAAGGGGAACTTCTTGTGAGGTGGTTGAGAATCCTGCACTTTTGGACATGATGGATCATGTATCCGAGAAAGCAAAGGAGGAGGTAAGGAAAATCCTCAGCTCAAAGCATTTGCATTATGAAGAGATGTGTTCTTATCACAACGGAAACCGTTTACATTTGCCTCATGACCCTGAATTGCAACGGTCATTGCGCTTGGCTCTCAGAAGTAGAGAGGATCCAGATGAGAATAATATTAGGAAGCACCCAGCAGATGATAATGAAGAGGATGATCAGGATGCTGAATTGGATGATCGTGAAGACTACGAGGAGAGTCATGCTTTGCATGCAGAACGAATGCCATATGGTATTTCTGGGAGTTCCTCTAAAAGGATAAAGCATGGTCATGGCAATGAAGATGGCTGTTATGGTCATTCTTTTAGTGCTTTAGATTGTAGcagaaatttaatttttccaTCACAGAGTGCACCTACTGATGTGAACCAAGTGATGCCACAAGGCATGAAAGCAAATCTTTTGCAAAAGCAGTGGATGAGTCATCGGTCACTTCAATTGGAAGAGCAGAAGCTGCAAATTCAGGCCCAAATGTTGGAATTGGAGAAAGAGCGTTTCAAATGGCAAAAATTTAGCAGGAAAAAGGACAGGGAATTGGAAAGAATGAAGATAGAAAATGAAAGGATGAAACTTGAAAATGAACGCATGGCATTGGAGTTGAAGAGAAAGGAGATGGGTATTGAGAGTAATTAA